From the genome of Adlercreutzia equolifaciens DSM 19450:
GATGCGGCCCGCAGGCACGCCGTCGATGGACACGAGCGAGCCCGAGGCCCCGGCCCCATCACCCTCGGCCTTCCCGACGCCCACGAACACCTCGTGGCCTTCCACGACGCCGCGCACGCCCTCGCCGACGACGGCCTCGAAGGACTCAGCCGCGGGCAGCGGCGCCAGGTCGCGCCCGGTTGCATAGGCCACGACGGCGCGGGCCAGGGGATGCTCGCTCTTCGCCTCCAGAGCGGCGGCCAGACGCAGGGCGTCATCGGGAACATCGCAGGCCACAACGACCGGCTCGCCCTGCGTAAGGGTGCCCGTCTTGTCGAAGACGGCCGCCGTGAGGTTGCCCATGGTCTCCAGCACGGTGCCGTCCTTGATGAGCACGCCGAGCTGGGCGCCCTTCCCCATACCCACGGTGAGCGCCGTGGGGGTCGCAAGGCCCAGCGCGCAGGGGCACGCCACGCAGATGACGGCGATGGCCGGCATGAGCGCCTGCACCAGGCGGCCGTCGGGGCTAGCCGGCACGAGGAAGAACCACACGCCGAACACAGCAAGCGCGATCAGCAGGATGGCGGGCACGAACACCGCCGCGATGCGGTCAGCGATGCGCTGGATGGGGGCTTTGGTGCCCTGGGCGTCTTCCACGGCGCGCACGATGCGGGCCAGCGTGGAATCGGCGCCCACGCGCAGGGCGCGCACGGTTACCGCACCAGTGGTGTTCTGGGTGCCGCCGGTCACCGCGTCGCCTTGGGCCTTCACCACGGGCAGCGTCTCGCCGGTCAGCATGGACTCGTCCACTTCCGTGGCGCCTTCCACCACCACACCATCGACCGGCATCTTCTCGCCCGGCCGCACGAGCACCGTGTCGCCGGCCACCACCTGGGCCAGCGGCACCTCGCGCTCCTCGCCGCCGCGGACCACCCGCGCCGTTGGCGGGGTGAGGTTCATGAGCGACTCGATGGCCTGGTTCGTGGCGCCCTTGGCGCGGCTTTCCAGCATCTTGCCAAACAGCACGAAGGTGATGAGCATGGCACAGGTCTCGAAATAGGGCATGCCGTCGTTGATGGCGAGCGCCGCATGGCTTTCCCAATCCCCCGTGATCACCGGCAAAAACGTGATCCACAGCGAGAACAGAAACGCAATGGAGGTACCGAGCGCCACGAGCACATCCATGTTCGCCGAGCCGCCCTTAAGGGAGCCCCACGCGCCCTTGTAGAACCGCGCGCCGCAACCGAACTGCACCGGGGCCGTAAGCGCCAGCAGCAAGAGGTTCGCCGCGAACATGGCCTGCACATGGGTGGGCTCGGGCACGAACAGCCCCGCCAGGGCCGCGCCCACCCCCATGTGCCAGCCGGGAATCATGCCGATGGCCACGATGATCACCGTGAGCACGGCCGCCACGCCGAACACCTTGCGATCGCGGCGGCCCCGGGCGGCCTCGCGGGCGCGGCGCTTCTCGTCCACGAGCGGTGCGTCCTCGGGAATGATCTCGGCCGTGAAGGACAAGTTGTCGAAGACGGCGAGCATGTCGTCCACGCTGGCCTGGGCCGGGTCGAACACCACGCGCCCCGTGTTGTTGGCCAGGTTCACCGCCACATCGACGACGCCGGGCGTGGCGCGGTAGTGCTTCTCGATGTTGGCCGCGCAGTTCGCGCAGTGCATGCCGTCGATGGCCAGACGCAGGTTGGCCCAGGGCGCTTCGCCGTCGTGCTGCGGCGCCTCTTGCCGAGTCGTCTCCTGCTGTATCGTCTCCTGCTGGATTGTCTCTCGTTGGGGCATAGCTTGCCTTCCTTACTTCGAGAAGCGGCTCATGAGCGCCATCACTTCGTCGATCACCTCGTCGTTGCCGGCGCGCACCTCTTCCACCACGCAGGTGCGCATATGCTCGGCCAGCACCATCTCCGACACGCGCCGCACCGCCGCCTCGGCGGCGGCCAGCTGGGTGAGCACATCCCCGCAATAGCGGTTGTCCTCGATCATGGCCTTCACGCCGGTAAGCTGCCCGATGGCCCGGTTCAGCCGCTTCTGCATATCCGCCTGCAGCTCGGTGCTGCGCGGTGTGTTCTTGTGCCGGCAGGGGCAATCGGGCACGTGGCCCGTTCTACCTGCACCAGTCTTGGCCGCCGCCTGGGCCGCCCCGGCCTTCGGCATTGTCTGCGCCGTCCCTTCCCCGCTGCATGCTTTCTCGTTCTTCATAGCATTCCTTCGCTCATAGCTCCGGCTTTCATTCTCGAAAAAAAACTTATACCCCTAGGGGGTATTTTCGTCAAGCAGGAAAAACCGCAGTCAACGAAGACCCACGATTTTGCATGAGATTGACGGTTATGAGCGTCTGGAGAATCTAAGTTCACTCGAAATTGTCAATTATCGTTAATTCTAATCACTATAGCTGCCCTTCAGACGCTCATAACCGTCAATCTCATGCAGCGACAGGAGCCTTCATCGACTAAGCGAGACGAGATGAAGCGCGAAGCGGCCATTACCGAAAAGGCCGATCGGAATCGGTTCCCATAGAAGTGGAGCGCGACCGCTCTTATCGAACGGGGCTCAGACACGTTTCCTCCGGCAGAGCGGCACGAGCCCACACGGGGCCTCTTTCGGCACAGACGCAGGGAACTAGGCAACAAAAGGCCCCGCAACCTGATGGCTGCGGGGCCCCAGTTCTGCTGAAACGCGACGGGCGCTTACAGCGAGTCGATGTAAGCAACCAGGTCGCCCACGGTGACAAGCCCCTCGGGCTCGCCGAAGTCGACCTCGCAGGCCTCCTCCAAGTCGCAGATGAGCTCGACCATGTCCAGCGAGTCGATGCCGAGGGACTCGAAGGTCGCCTCGGTGGTGACGGTGGCGGGGTCGATGTCGAGGTTGCTCTCGAGAACGCCGGCGATGGTGTCGATAGTGGCCATGAACTAATCCTCCTTTTGGGTGAGCAGACCGTAGCCGCCGTCCTCGCGGCGGTACAGGATGTGCACCAGGTTGGTGTCGCGATCAGTGTACGCGAAAAAGTCGTGACCCAGCAGATCGATCTGGATGAGCGCCTCTTCTTCGGTCATGGGCGTGAACTCCGTCTCCTTGCGGCGGATGATCTCGTCCTCGGACAGCTCGTCCATCAGACGGTCGAGATCCAGCTCGCTCTCCGGGTGGGCGTCCTCGTGGGCGTAGTCGACGATGCGCTCGGTGGCGCGAACCTTCTTGTCCAGCACGCGGGTCTTGTACTTGCGCAGCTGGCGGGCGACCTTGGCGGCAGCCACGTCGATGGCGGCGTACATGTCCTCTTCGCTTTCCTCCACGCGCACGATGTGGCCCTTGACGCGGACGGTAACCTCGCAAATAGCCGGCAGCGGGTTGGCCGGGTTCTTCTCGGTGTAAAGAACAATTTCCGTGGAGACGGTGTCGGCGTCCACAGCCTTGATCGCGTTACCGACCTTCTCCTCAGCGTACTGACGAAGGGCGTCGGTGACGGGCATTTTGCGTCCGGACACGGTGATCGTCATGATTTCCACCTCTTTTACCTCGTTGCTTGCACAATCAGCGTGGAAGGCGCGAGCCCGCTGGGGCACCTGAGCGCACCATGCGTAAAACGCACCCTTCCAAACTGGAAAAAACAGCATAGCGCACTTTTCGCTAGATTGACCGAGCAATTTGAGGTTGCAAGAAAACGATTGCCGTCTGAGGACTGTTTTCGGAATGCAGCGCCTTTGAAGTCGAACGGTTCTCGTTTTCGTGTGAAAAAGGCTGCTACGGGGACTTTACAGATAGGGATTTTCGCTGAAGCGAAAGGGAAAGCGGTTACAATTAACGGATATCTGTGAAGCCGTCTTGCTCGCAGGCGGCTGAGTCGGTAAGAGAAATTGAGGATGTAAGGCATGGAACCCACTGCGAAGAATCCCGATCCGCATCATATCTTCATTGATGAAGTCCAGGGGCATCAGCGTCGCTGGTTGAAAGTCATCCAATTTACGAGTTCGTCCACGAAGGCGGCGGCCATCATGCTGGCGGCGGCTATTGTGGCCCTCGTTATCGCGAACTCGCCGTTCTTCGAGCCCTTTGAGGAGTTCTGGCACACCCATGTAGTGGTGGGCGTCGGCGGCTTTATCGGCGAGATGTCGCTGGCCCATATCATCAACGACATCTTCATGGCGGTGTTCTTCCTGCTCGTAGGGTTAGAGATCAAATACGAGATGACCGTCGGCGAGCTCACGAACATCCGCCAGGCGGCGCTGCCCATCATCGCGGCCTGCGGCGGCGTTCTGGCCCCTATCGTCATCTACTCCATCTTCAACGCCACCAACCCTGAGACCTCCCACGGCTGGGGCGTGCCGACGGCGACCGATATCGCCTTCGCCTTGGGCATCATGGCGCTGCTCGGCAACCGCGTGCCCAACGGCGTGCGCGTGTTCCTCTCCACCTTGGCCGTGGCCGACGACATCATCGCCATTCTCGTCATTGCCATCTTCTACGGCCAGAGTCCCTCGCTCATGTGGCTTGCCATCGCTGCGGCCATTCTCGTGGTGCTCGTACTGATGAACCGGGCGCACGTGTACGCCCTGACGCCTTACATGCTGGTGGGTTGCCTGTTGTGGTTCGCGGTGTTCATGTCCGGCGTCCATTCCACCATCGCCGGCGTGCTGCTCGCCTTCACGATCCCCACGGGGTCGCGCGTCGATCTGCAGAAGTTCATGACCTGGTCGGGCGACCGGGTTCGCGAGGCGCGCGCCGCCTATGTGGAGACCGAGCCGGTGACGCTTCAGAAGGATTACATGTTCACCGTCACCCGGCTCTCCAGTGTTGCTCGTCAGGTGGTACCCCCGGCCACGCGCTTGGAGCATATGCTGTACCCGTGGGTGTACTTTGCCGTGCTGCCCCTGTTCGCGCTGACCAACGCCGATGTGAGCTTCCTTGGCGGCGATGTTCTCGCCATGGTCTCGAGCCCGGTGTTCTTCGGCGTGTTCTTCGGATTGCTTCTGGGCAAGCCCATCGGCATCCTGCTCTTCAGCTTCTTGACGGTGAAGCTGAAGATCGCCAACCTGCCCGATCATGTTAACTGGATCCATATGCTGGGTGCCGGCATCCTGGGCGGCGTGGGCTTCACCATGGCCATCTTCGTGGCGAACCTCGCCTTCCCCGAGGCCGTGCTCATCGCCGATGCGAAGATCGGCATTCTGTCGGCCTCGCTTCTGGCCGGCGTGATCGGCTTCCTCTTCCTGTTCATGCAGGCGAAGGCGGCCGAGCGCCAGGGCATCTCGTACGTGTCCGCCTCGCTGGATGAGGTGGTGCGCCAAACGGCCGGGGAAGAGGCCGCCGACATGGCCGACGACGTGGTTCTCGGCTGCGGCGACGAGGATCTGGTCGACGATGTGCGCGAGGTGCTGGAAGCCGAGGGCGGCGTGGCGGAGTTCGTCGTGCACGAGATCCGCGACGAGGCCGAGGCCGAGGAAGCCGAGGACGTCACCGGTACGCGGCCCTAGGGGACGCGTCGGTCCGCGGGCTTTTCGTACTTTCGGAGGGCGCTCTTTCGGGGGCGCCCTTTTTCATGCATCAAGTCGTTTTCGCAAACAGCAAGCTCGCTACAACGCGCCCATGAGATCGGCGATGGCGTAAAGGGTGCCGAAGGCGACGACGCAGCCTTCCGGGCCGGCGGCGGCGCGGGCTGCGCGCAGGGCATCGGCGGGAGCGCCGCACGTGCGCACGGGCACGTCATCGGCCCGGCCCTCTTCCACCATAATCTCGCGCACGCAAGCCGCCAGCTCGTCGACCGCCAGGGCGCGAGGGCTTTTCGGGGCGTACACCGAGAAGCTGCGGGCCCACGGCGCCACGGCGCGCACCATGGCCGGGTAGTCCTTGTCGGCCAGCACGCCCAAAGCAAAATCGACCGAGGCGCGTCCCTCCTCCCCCAGAAGATCGGCGAGCGAGGCGGCCAGGGCCTCGGCCCCCTGGGGGTTGTGACCACCGTCCACAACGGTAAGCGGCGCGGTATCCACCACTTCGAAACGGCCGGGCCAACGGGCGGAGGCGATGCCCGCGAAAGCGGCCTCGTCGGAGATGGCCCACCCGCGCCCGCGCAGCACGTCGACCGCCGTGAGGGCCAGCGCCGCGTTGAAGGGCTGGTAGCTGCCGAGGAGACGCGTCTCGAACCCCCTCCCCTTCCACGAGAACCGGCGCAGGGCCGCTCCCGCGAGCGGCTCCACGGACAAGTCGCCGAAGTCGGGCACGAAAAGCTCGCAACCGCGCTCGGCGGCCACGACCTCGATGACCGCCATGGCCTCGCTCTCCTGGGGCCAGCTCACCACGGGCGCTCCCGCCTTCACGATGCCGGCCTTCTCGCCGGCGACGGCGCCCAGGGTATCCCCGAGCAAATCGGTATGGTCGAGCCCGATGCGGCAGATCACGCTCGCCTTGGGAGTCTCGATGACGTTGGTGGCGTCCAACCGCCCCCCGAGCCCCACTTCCAGCACCACGATATCGCAGCCCACGGCGCGGAAATGCTCGAAGGCCACCGCCGCCATGAGCTCGAACTCCGTAGGATGATCCCCGCACGCCGCCTCCACGGCCGCGGCCGCCGGGCGCACCGCCGCCACGGCCCGGGCGAGCTCCTCGCCCGTGATGTTCTCGCCGTTCACGCGGATGCGCTCCTCGAAGCAGAGGATGAACGGACTCGTGAACAGGCCCACCTTGTAGCCGGCCGCCTGCAGCACCGAGGCCACATACGCGCACACCGACCCCTTCCCGTTGGTACCCGCCACGTGCATGAAGCGCAACTCGTCCTGGGGGCGCCCCAAGCGCTCCAGCAGATCCACCATGCGCGAGAGCCCCAGGCGCGAGGCCTGCCATCGCGGGGTGTTTATCCAGGCAACGGGATCGAAGTGGCGCGCATCTTCCACGGCACGTTCTCCTTCAAGGACGCGGCTACCGTTTTCTTACAAACCCGGTAACCGATGGGGCATATCACGGCTCCATTCTATACTAGGTTCCGGGCACGAGAGGCCGCGCGACGAGAGGAGGAGCCATGGCAGCCATTTACGACCTGAACCGGCCGAATCCGCTGGCGACGCCCTGCGATGAGGAAAGCTGCAAGCCGCCCCTGGTCAAGATCCTCACCTCCCACGAGTTCAGCCAGCTCACGCATATCGCCCCGGAGGCGCGGGCAGAGCTGGCGGCGCTCGAGCTGGCGGCGGCCAACTTCGTCGAGCTGTACCCCTCCTACATCATCGGCTCGTTTTCGGTGCCGGACAAATCCGACCCCACGGGCGATCCGGACACCATGTCGTTCTACCTGGAAGCCGACCACCTCATCCTCATCGACGACGGCGACATCGCGCAGAAGACCCTGGACAAAGTGGCCGCCACGGGCATCCTCACGAAGCCCACCACCTCGCATACCCTGTACGCCTTCATGAAGACGCTCATCGCCGACGATTTCAGCTGGTTCTCCTCCATGGAAGACGCCATGGAAAGCCTCGAGGACGCCATGATCGGCCACCATGCCGACATCTCGTCGCAGACCATCATGAGCTACCGGCGCGCCGCCATGCGCATGGGCTCCTACTACCAGCAGATCGGCGTCATGGCCGACCTCATCGCCGACAACGAGAACAAGGTCATGAGCCGCGAGGAAGCCCGCACCTTCGGGCACATCACCACCCACGCGAATCACCTGTCCGACCGCGCCGACATGCTGCGCGAGTACAGCCTGCAGCTTTACGAGCTGCATCAGACGCAGATCGACTTGAAGCAGAACTCCACCATGCAGATTCTCACCATCGTCACGGTGATGTTCGCGCCGCTCACGCTCGTCACCGGCTGGTTCGGCATGAACCTCACCGTGCTGCCGGGACTCGATTGGCCTTATATGGCGGCCACGATCATCACCCTGGCCCTGGTCATGATCGTGGTGATGGTGCTGTTCTTCAAGCGGAAGAGATGGCTTTAAACCTCGCCGCGCAGCAGCTCGCCTAAGGTGGCGAAGTCGTTTTCCAAGGCCTCGCGCTTCTTGCTGTCGTAGAGCGCGGCCGCGGGGTGGAAGATGGGGAACACCTTGAAGCGCCCCGCCCGCTGCAGCGTGCCGTGCAGGCGCGTGATGCCCACATCGGTTTTCAGGATGAACTTCGTGGAGAAGTTGCCCAGCGTGACGATGTACTCCGGGTTGATGGTGCGCGTCTGCTCGCGCAGAAACGGCGTGCAGGCCTGAATTTCCTCGGGACGCGGATCGCGGTTGGAAGGGGGACGGCACTTCAGCACGTTGGCGATGTAGACGTCCTCGCGGGACAGCCCGGCGATGGCCAGAAGTTCGTTGAGGTACTTGCCGGCGGCGCCCACGAAAGGCTCGCCCTGCAAATCCTCGTTCTTGCCCGGGGCCTCGCCGACGATGAGCACCCGGGCCTCGGGATTGCCCACGCCGAACACCGTCTGCGTGCGGCCATCGCACAAGGGGCAGCGGCGGCAGGCGGCCACTTGGGCTTGCAGGTCTTCTAGCGGAATGTGGGGGTGCTCCATCGGGCGTCCTTCTTTCTTGAATTCCTTTTTGGGACTCACCTCGGGCGAGCGCCGGGAGGGGGTGCCGTGCTCAAACAGCATTCTATGGCATTTCCCGCCGAGAGTCGCGGCATTTTCGTATGCCATAGAATGAACTGCGCGCGGCACCCCCTCCCGGCGCTCGCTGCGCATTGCTGTTTTTTCAACCTGCTGCACAGACTTGGTACTCGCTGCGCATCGCCTTCTATACGTACAGCCTCGGCAAGCGAGAGCAGCCGAAGCCGATGGCCACCTCGTGCTGGATGGTGCCCAAGGTCTCAGCCATCTGGTCGATGGTGACCGAGGCCTCGCCCTGCTCCCCTACGATGATCACCTCGTCGCCGATCTGCGGATCGATGTCGTTGCGCTGGCGCAGGTTCACTTCGAACATGGACTGGTCCATGCAGATGTTGCCCACCTGGTGGAAGCGGCGGCCGGCCAGCAGCACGTCGATACGACCGGAAAGGCCCCGGCGGAAGCCGTCGGCGTAGCCGATGGGCATGGTGCAGATTTTCACGGCGCCGGGGCTGCGGTAGTTCAGGCCGTAGCTGACGCCCTCGCCCACCGGCAGCGTCTTCACATCGGTGATGCGGGCCTTCACGCTCATGGCCGGCTTCAGATCGATCATCGGGTAGGCCTCGGGGCACGGGTAGAATCCGTACAGCGAAATGCCGAGGCGCACCATGTCCAGCTGCACCTCTGGGTAGCGGATGGCGGCCGCGGAGTTCGCCGCGTGCACGATGCCCGGGTTGATGCCGGCCGCGCGCAGGGCGTTCACGGCTTCCGAGAAGCGCTTGACCTGACGCTCGAAGTCGATGGTGCCGGGGCAGTCGGCCGTGGCGAAGTGGGTGAAGGTGCCCACCAGATCGAGCGCCCGATGGAACGATATCTGTCGCGCGAATTCCACGACCTCGTCCCAACGCACGCCGATGCGGTTCATGCCCGTGTTCACCTTCAGATGGAAGGGCGCGGACACCCCGAAGGCGTCGGCGGCCTCGGCGTAGCGGATGGCGAACTCGGCGGTGTAGACCGCCGGCATGATCTTGTAGGCCAGAAGCAGCGGGATGGCCGTAGCCGGGGGCTCGCCCAGAATGAGGATAGGGGCGTTCACGTAGGCCTCGCGCAGGGCGATGGCCTCGTCCACCGTGGCCACGCCCAAGTACTCGGCCCCGGAGTTCAGCGCCGTTTTGGCGCACTGCACGGCGCCGTGGCCGTAGCCGTCGGCCTTCACCACGGCCATGAGCCGGGTACCCGGATTCAGGCGCTGCTTCACGGCCGAGGCGTTGTGACGGATGGCGTTCAGGTCGATCTCCACCCAGGCCCAGCGCCGATCCACCTCGGGAATGCGGGCGAGCTTGTCCGGATCGAAGCGCGGAGCGCCGGCAGCCGCCGTGCCCTGCTCGGCGAAGCGCAGCACGTCGCTGGCCGCCGAGGACAGCTGGGACAGGGGGCGTGCTCCGGCCCCGCGAGCTGCCACATCTAAGCCGCCCTCGGCAGCGATATTCGCGCCGGCGCGCTCGGCGCCGGCCGGCGACCAAGCCTCGGCCAGATTGCGGGCCTGGGCCTGCTTGCGCGCCGCGAACGGCGTGTCGTCGTACCGCGAGCCGCGCAGGGCGTCGCCCGCGGACACGAAGTTCGGGTCGCGGTGCGAAAACCCCGTGAACCCATTGGGAAGATCAGTCATAGTGCTACCGCCTCAAACAGCCGCGCCCTATCGAGCGCGGCCGCATCTAGAACACGTTCCTCATGAAGTATAGCGCAGACCCGACGCACGGGAACGCGCTCTTTTGGCATGGGGCAAAGACTTCCGACCGCGAGAACCCAGTCCCAGAAAGCCATACGGCAAGCGCATCCGCAGCCAACCCTCCATCGCGACTTCGAAGCCAAAGGCCCTTGCGTACCCGCTGCCTTACCCGAGTTCGCCCCGGGCCGCGGCGGCGGCGAGTTTCTCCGAGAGATCCTTCTGCGTGCTATGGCCCTCGCCGGCCATCATCTTCACGGCATGGGGCAGCGCCTCCACGATACCTTCCCAGTTCTCGGTGGCCGCCTTAGTGGAGCCGGGCAGGTTGATGATGAGCGTGTGCCCGCGCTGGGCGCAGATGGCGCGCGAGAGCATGGCGAAGGGCGTGATGGCGACACTGTGGGCGCGCATGGCCTCAGCGATGCCGGGCACCTCGCGGTCGGCCACGTCGCGGGTGGCCTCGGGGGTCACGTCGCGCAGCGAGAGACCCGAGCCACCGCAGGTGAGCACGATGTCGGCGTCGGTGTTGTCGCAGGCGTCGATGAGCGCGCCGGCGATGAACGGGCGCTCGTCCATTTCCACAACGCGGCGGACGCACTCCCAACCCTGCTCGGCAATGAGCTGCTCCAGCTTCTGCCCCGCCTCGTCAGTTTCCAAAGTGCGGGTATCGGAGCACGTGATGATGGCGAATTTGATGGTCATGGCTTCTCCTAGAGAACGACTTCTTCCGGAATATCGAGCAGCAGGCAATCGACGATGGAGCCCGCAGGTTGAGGCTCGATGCCCTCGGGCATGACGGCCAGACAGTTGGTCTTCTGGATGGGGCCGAACAGCCCCGAGCTCTGGTTCTTGGCCGGCGTCACCTCATAGCCCTCGGCGGTGCGCGTCAGGTTCGCCCGCAGGTAGATGCGGCGCGGGTCGCGGTTCTTCTCGTCGGCAGTGAGGCGCGCCTTCACGACGGGATGATCCATGAAGCGGTAGCCCTGCATGGTGCGCAGCGCCGGGCGGATGAGCATTTGGAAGCCCACGTAGGCGGCCGCCGGGTTGCCGGGCAGGCCGAAGACGGGCGTGCCCTCCACGATGCCGAAGGTCTGGGCCTTGCCGGGACGCATGTTCACCGTGGTCATCAGAAGCTCGCCGAGCTCGGCCACCACCGGCTTGATGAAGTCGAAGTCGCCGTTGGCGGCGCCGCCCGTGGTGACGACGAAGTCGTACTCGCGGGCCGCTTGCGCCACGGCGTCGCGCAGGGCCTCGAAGGTGTCCTGGACGATGGGGAGCATATGGGCCTCGGCGCCGGCCTCCCGGGCGCAGGCGGCCATGGCGTAGCTGTTGGAGTTGCGGATCTTACCGGGGCCGGGCACCTCGGAGGGCGGCACGAGCTCGCTGCCCGTGGCAATGACGGCCACGCGCGGTCGGCGGTAGACGGGCACCTCCAGCACGCCGCAACCGGCCAGAAAGCCGACGCCGGCGGCGGTGAGCACATCGCCCGCCTCCACGACCACATCCCCCGCATGGGCTTCCTCGCCGGCGGCGCGAATGTTGGAGCCCACTTTCGTCGGGGCCGAGAACGACACCACCGAGCCGGGTTTGCCGTCGCCTTCCACCACGCCCACGATCTCGTACTTCACCACGGCATCGGCGTCGGCAGGCAGGCAGGCGCCGGTCATGATGCGCACGCACTCGCCTTCCCCGATGGTTCCCTCGAACACGTCGCCGGCGCCGATTTCGGCGATGGCCCGCAGCATCGCGGGACTCTCCTCGGCGGCATCGGCAATCTCGGCGGCGCGCAGGGCGAAGCCGTCCATGGCCGAGTGCGCGAAGGGCGACACGTCGATGTCGCTTGTCTGGTCGGCCGCCACCACACGCCCGACAGCGTCCAGCAGCTCCACCGTTTCCACGGGCAACTTCTCCACAGCCCCGCACACGAGCGCACGGGCCTCTTCCAACGGAATCATTTCTCTCACAGGATCGGTCCTTCCCTTCCACGCCACCACACCACCGCGCTGCAGCAATGCCGCGGCCGCGGAATCCAACCGTCGTCATTTCACTGGGAATCATTATAACTATTGCAGGATAACCGCGACTAAAAAGAGCGACGTTTTCACCTTCGATCCAAGCCGGGCACGCGACGGTCGCCCCTTCCGTGTCTGCGACAAGCCAACCGAGCTTCGGCATCTTCCGCCCTCAAGAAGCTAGCATCCCGCAAAACCGTCTCATACCCCCTTCGTGCAGAAAAAAGTGCGATTGTGCGAGTCGAAAACCCCCGAAGATCTTCTTCGTGCAGAGTAAAGTGCGATCGTGCGAGTATTTGATCCCCCAGAACTCGCACGATCGCACTTTTTCCTGCACGAAACCGATGATTTTGTTTTCTAGAAAGGCGAACGCGTCCTCAAGCGAATCTCGGCTCCCGTTCTAATCGCCGAACTGCATACGGTAGTAGCGGGCGTAGACGCCGTCGCGGGCCAGCAGCTCGTCGTGGGTTCCCTGCTCAAGCACGCGGCCGTCCTCCATCACGGCGATGAGGCTCGCGTTGCGAATGGTGGACAGGCGGTGCGCGATGGTGATGGTGGTGCGCCCGCGGGAGAGCTCAGCCAGCGACGCCTGGATGGCGCGCTCGCTCTCGTTGTCGAGCGCGCTCGTGGCCTCGTCCAAAATGAGGATGCGCGGGTCGCGCAGGAACACGCGCGCGATGGAGATGCGCTGCTTCTGACCGCCGGACAGCCGCGCGCCGCGCTCGCCCACGAGCGTGTCGTAGCCGTCGGGCAACGAGCAGATGAACTCGTGGATGTTGGCCTTGCGCGCCGCTTCCTCGATTTCGGCCTGGGTGGCGCCGGGGCGGCCGTAGGCGATGTTCTCCCCCACCGTGCCGCCGAACAAGTACACGTCCTGTT
Proteins encoded in this window:
- the alr gene encoding alanine racemase; this encodes MTDLPNGFTGFSHRDPNFVSAGDALRGSRYDDTPFAARKQAQARNLAEAWSPAGAERAGANIAAEGGLDVAARGAGARPLSQLSSAASDVLRFAEQGTAAAGAPRFDPDKLARIPEVDRRWAWVEIDLNAIRHNASAVKQRLNPGTRLMAVVKADGYGHGAVQCAKTALNSGAEYLGVATVDEAIALREAYVNAPILILGEPPATAIPLLLAYKIMPAVYTAEFAIRYAEAADAFGVSAPFHLKVNTGMNRIGVRWDEVVEFARQISFHRALDLVGTFTHFATADCPGTIDFERQVKRFSEAVNALRAAGINPGIVHAANSAAAIRYPEVQLDMVRLGISLYGFYPCPEAYPMIDLKPAMSVKARITDVKTLPVGEGVSYGLNYRSPGAVKICTMPIGYADGFRRGLSGRIDVLLAGRRFHQVGNICMDQSMFEVNLRQRNDIDPQIGDEVIIVGEQGEASVTIDQMAETLGTIQHEVAIGFGCSRLPRLYV
- the glp gene encoding gephyrin-like molybdotransferase Glp, whose translation is MREMIPLEEARALVCGAVEKLPVETVELLDAVGRVVAADQTSDIDVSPFAHSAMDGFALRAAEIADAAEESPAMLRAIAEIGAGDVFEGTIGEGECVRIMTGACLPADADAVVKYEIVGVVEGDGKPGSVVSFSAPTKVGSNIRAAGEEAHAGDVVVEAGDVLTAAGVGFLAGCGVLEVPVYRRPRVAVIATGSELVPPSEVPGPGKIRNSNSYAMAACAREAGAEAHMLPIVQDTFEALRDAVAQAAREYDFVVTTGGAANGDFDFIKPVVAELGELLMTTVNMRPGKAQTFGIVEGTPVFGLPGNPAAAYVGFQMLIRPALRTMQGYRFMDHPVVKARLTADEKNRDPRRIYLRANLTRTAEGYEVTPAKNQSSGLFGPIQKTNCLAVMPEGIEPQPAGSIVDCLLLDIPEEVVL
- a CDS encoding CorA family divalent cation transporter, which gives rise to MAAIYDLNRPNPLATPCDEESCKPPLVKILTSHEFSQLTHIAPEARAELAALELAAANFVELYPSYIIGSFSVPDKSDPTGDPDTMSFYLEADHLILIDDGDIAQKTLDKVAATGILTKPTTSHTLYAFMKTLIADDFSWFSSMEDAMESLEDAMIGHHADISSQTIMSYRRAAMRMGSYYQQIGVMADLIADNENKVMSREEARTFGHITTHANHLSDRADMLREYSLQLYELHQTQIDLKQNSTMQILTIVTVMFAPLTLVTGWFGMNLTVLPGLDWPYMAATIITLALVMIVVMVLFFKRKRWL
- a CDS encoding uracil-DNA glycosylase — encoded protein: MEHPHIPLEDLQAQVAACRRCPLCDGRTQTVFGVGNPEARVLIVGEAPGKNEDLQGEPFVGAAGKYLNELLAIAGLSREDVYIANVLKCRPPSNRDPRPEEIQACTPFLREQTRTINPEYIVTLGNFSTKFILKTDVGITRLHGTLQRAGRFKVFPIFHPAAALYDSKKREALENDFATLGELLRGEV
- a CDS encoding MogA/MoaB family molybdenum cofactor biosynthesis protein is translated as MTIKFAIITCSDTRTLETDEAGQKLEQLIAEQGWECVRRVVEMDERPFIAGALIDACDNTDADIVLTCGGSGLSLRDVTPEATRDVADREVPGIAEAMRAHSVAITPFAMLSRAICAQRGHTLIINLPGSTKAATENWEGIVEALPHAVKMMAGEGHSTQKDLSEKLAAAAARGELG